A window of Acinetobacter sp. TR3 contains these coding sequences:
- a CDS encoding response regulator transcription factor, translating to MSNQFILMVEDHYELAATVCEFLEEHGFVIDHARNLDAARNFLKTQAYHLLLLDINLPDGSGYDLCEWLRTEQGMDIPVLMLTARDTLDDKLKGFVAGTDDYLVKPFDFNELVMRIRALIKRSLGEVSKNKIQIHDLILDSSTQTIIRAGQHIELPRIQFKLLKILMRNSPRVITKQEIIIELWGDEEPESDALRSHIYNLRKMVDKPFQQKLIHTISGVGLKIALED from the coding sequence ATGAGCAATCAATTTATCCTGATGGTTGAAGACCACTATGAACTTGCGGCAACTGTATGTGAGTTTTTAGAGGAACATGGTTTTGTAATTGATCATGCGCGTAACTTGGATGCTGCACGTAATTTTCTTAAAACACAGGCTTATCATCTGCTTTTATTAGACATAAATTTACCTGATGGCTCTGGTTACGATTTATGTGAATGGTTAAGAACAGAACAAGGTATGGATATTCCCGTGCTTATGCTTACCGCTCGTGACACCTTAGATGATAAATTGAAAGGTTTTGTTGCAGGTACAGATGATTATCTAGTTAAACCTTTTGATTTCAATGAATTAGTCATGCGTATTCGTGCCCTAATTAAACGTTCATTAGGCGAAGTTTCCAAAAATAAAATTCAAATTCATGACTTAATTTTAGATAGCTCCACACAAACCATTATTCGTGCAGGTCAACACATTGAATTACCACGGATTCAATTTAAATTACTTAAAATTTTAATGAGAAACTCACCAAGAGTAATAACCAAACAAGAAATTATTATTGAGCTTTGGGGTGATGAAGAGCCTGAAAGCGATGCTTTACGTAGCCATATTTATAATTTACGTAAAATGGTGGATAAACCTTTTCAACAAAAACTCATTCATACGATTTCTGGTGTTGGTTTAAAAATCGCACTTGAGGATTAA